The genomic interval GCCGGCTCCAGACGCTGCCAAGCTCTCGTGGGACAAGAGCCCTGTTGCCAACGGAGCTCActactttttgtttggacGAGTGGATCCGAATGATCCGCCAGGTATTCTACGGGAGAAAGGCTTCGGCGTCGAATTTCCGAACTACATTGTCGACGTGAAGAAAGATCCTCAAACTGGCGATTACAAGGAAGCCATTCAGTTTCAATGCTTGGAACGGGGTGGCGTCCGCGTGTTTGAGGGTATTAATTTCATGTCTCGCAATCCTACCATGACAGATGAGGAGATGACTGCAATGCATTCACGTGCAGAGCGAGCGGGTATGTACCCCTATGGAGCTAGTCCGGAGCAGATGCACACTGTAGCACGACGACCGGTGAATGCCCCGGAGATCGACAACAATTGGCAAGCCATGTGGCGTGCTCTAGGCGTTGACAAGCTGCTAGAACTCTTGACACAATCAATCGAAGATGGAGGGCGATAAGTATTCATTCTCTTATTTGACGGGCGAGCATAATGGGTCCGTGGAGAATAAGAATTGAATTTATGTAATAGGTCTTCGCGAGCAGCCCAGGGAAAGGACTGTTATTGGCTCGCAGGTAGAGACGCGCTTAGTACATATTGCATGCTGATTGTTCCATCACTGGCGGTATAGTTGTGATTGGCCTCTTTTCAGATTTGTCGGTAACGAGTTTTAAACGATGGTGGGGTGGAACAATGCGATTGCTGGTACGAATTGTGATTTCTTTGTCTTGAAGTCTTGCAAGCCAAAATAAAATCGGGATGATTCCCGTTAATTTGTCACACCAAATCATTCCTGTAGTAGCTTACGTTAACGATGAATCGGGCGAACGACAGAGGCTCAAAgtggttgacagtgagacgaCATCTACAAGATATACAGTGACGTCATGTCTTTGGATGCAAAAATTACGGAGTTATCGAGCGCAAGTACTTACTGTTGTTTCCTTTTGACATCATTCTCTGCTAATGTAACGCAGTTTACCCATCCATATTTTCATTCAACCTAGCCAATCTCAGTTGTTGCCTGCAAAATTGTCACTATGTGTCAAAACCTTGTTCGTGGCCTTGTCATCTTAGCGATTGCCTCAAAAAGTGAGGCTTTGATCATTGGTAAAGCAGCGCGAGATGCCTACTCAACAAGGAATGGCGGCATGACAATGGCGGCGGTCAAACCGGACGACAGCTGTAGTCGGAGAACGTGGCTTACTAGTCTGATAGCAGGATGTGGCGTGATCGATTTCATGCCCGCAATGGCAAACGGGATAGATGTAAGCACGATCGAAATGAAGGAATTCATAGACCCCCAGGGACTTTTCTCGATCCGTGTGCCGAATAGTTTTTACACGCTTCGACGAACGGCCAAGGGCGATCTCCCCGACGTCAAAACTGGAAAGGGACGCCGAGGTTCAAGCATTTTTACGGCGGGAAACATGGCCAAAGCAGAAGTGGTTGCCGTAGAGAGGTGAGCATATTGTGTTGTCAAAAACATTGCCATCGAAACCTATTCGTGCTAATTTCGTTTGTTGTATCCTCTTTGGACCCACTCGCAAACAGATTTCCAACTCGACTACTGCTCGAGGAAAACGGTATTGACTCGACTGGAGATCTCGCAACGTTTCCCAGTCTCGGAGAACCAGCGGCTATCGCAAAGTTGATCAACCTTCGACGTGACAAGGACAAAGCGGGCATGGCAAACACGATAATCCTTCCGGATTCGCTCGCCGTTTCTGCCGACGGCAAAGAACTCCGATACATGTTGAAGACCGAGATTGATGTACAAAAGCCGGAACTGCTATTGGAACAGTACGGTGTTTCGCAGCTCTTTCGAGTGACAACAGCCAAAGCTACCTTGCGTTCTAGTGACGGTAATCTAATGGCAGTCTTCGCTAGTGCTTTGGAGAATGATTTCAACGGACCCGATGGCGCGGCTTTGCAGGCAACGGTCGATAGCTTTCAAGTTACGGAGCGCGAGTTTGGCTTTTAGGTTATGCTCTCTAGTCGATACTTGATCGGttggtttacagttattaATTACGCGGTCTGAGCAGCCAGTTGCGACGGGTTACTTTGCATAGACGTATCGCTAGATATCTGTATTTCCCGTTTTGAAAAATTCGCTCACAATGTGCTTGGCAACGCTTACTGCACTTACAAGCTGCAGCAATCGCGCTACATTTCTTTCTGCATGGGCCCCAGATACTACCTTTTCGCTTAGCCATGTTTTTAGGTGCGGCAAAATATCGAGCGGAGAAAGATTGAACCTTCGAGAAAAATTGGTCTGCTGAGATCTATGCAACTTCAATACCCGCTCCCCAGCCCGCACCCGCTCCATAATATAGTCGTCAGATGTCATCACCGCGTCAACAAGTCCCAACTCAACAGCTTCCAGCCCTAGGAAAACATTTCCGTTAGCAACTTCGTCGAGCTTGTCCGCTAGCTCGGGACGTCCGCGAACAACGAGCTGTCGAAAGGCGTCGTGAACTTTCTCGAGACGTTCGGTCTCGTGTTTCAAATCCTGCTTTGACACGGAGCCGAAAGTCGTTAGCGGATTCTTTTCATTGCCCGCTTTCAGAATCATAGGCTGGACACCATATCGTTTCGCCAAATCATGAAAATTGAGTCCTTCCATGATTACTCCGACGCTCCCGACCGAGGCAAACGGCGCTGCCACGATTCGATGGGCTTGACTGGCAATCATGTATCCACCGGAAGCAGCGTATCGATCGACACACGCCGTCGTGGTGATACCTACCACGTTCGCCAAACGTTCTATTTGCGCACTTGCAAGGCCGTAGGATGCCACACTTCCCCCTGGACTGTTCACTGACAAAATCACTTCCAGATCTCGCGCAAGACCTGTCTCCTTGTCCGTGCCGAACGCATGTCCACGATGCTGCTGAAGTAGAAAAGAAACAACGTCGGCAAGAAACTCCACATCGACACTACCATTGGAACTGCTGTGCACATCGACAACGATTACGGTTCGCGAAAAAGTGTTTTCCAAATCCGCACGCGCCGGTTTATATTTTCCTTGATTACGAACATGTTTTCGTCTCCattttgccaacgaaactCCTTTCGGAGGTTTTTGAATCACTGTTTTCAAAGCATCATTGTCTCGAGTGTACCGATCGTTTAAGCGTTCCCAGACAAAATGCTGTGTTGGCTGAATGGATTCTTCTTGTGTCGCCAGCCGTCGCGTGATCCAAGTCAAGAACCACAGTCGCATGGCGGTCCCCAACACAGAAACGAATATCTCTGCTAGAATAAGACTGTTCGGGGACACTGGCTGGCTGGCACCACGTTGTCGGCCCACGCCTACCGGTTGAGTTCCTCGGTTAAGAGAATAGCGATACGGATGTGGCGAAGAACCCATGCCCGGTCCCATGAGAATCATAGCTGGGCTCTGCATACCGGGAGGGGGGACAGTTGTTGTCTGCGGGGTAGTCTGGGCTTCTGGTGATGTGGTCGTGTGCTGCGATTCGGTACCATTTCCCATGGTTTCGGAACCCTTCACAGACGCAGTAGCATTTTTAGTAGAAAGAGACGATTCATCTTCTGTCGACGTTTCATTTGCCTTGACGGGAGTAGGTGTCGTTGGGCGTTGTTCCATGCCattcttttcgtcggcagACTTGTTCTTCAGGTCTGTTTCGGTGTCTGGCTCCAACGTTAATACTGTGATCTCAATTTCATCCCTTTGGTCGCCCGTGTCGTCTTCGAACGCCTCATTTATGCTGTTATCGACCTGGCTGGTCCCAGTGTTGGTGTCGTGTTCGGTCGCTGTTTCTTGGGATAGGGATTTTTTCTTGGGGGTTGCACTGTCGTCGGAGGGGCGTGGAAGACTGAGGCGAAAGAAAGAACGCGGCGCCTTTGTAGGCTCCTTTGTGTTGACTTTGCTGTTCGGCTCGCTGTGGTGAGAATTTGAATATTCGTTGGTGTCGAGTGATGGATTCGATGTACCGGATGTATCGGTCTTTGCTCCTCGTGACTCGAGGGTTCGATCTGTTGCCTCAGATTCGCTTGTTTTGCCCAATTGAGTTCCTTCCGTCTGGTCCGCCGGTTTTTCCCTATTTTCGGGCAGTGAACAATTCgatggttgttgttgtctctGAAATATGAAGCGGTAACGCGAGGGTTTGATCGGAGCGGAGTCCGTACCATTGGTAGCGTCTGCCGCCACGGTACCCTCCAATTCTGTGTATTCAATCTCGACGGATGACCTATTATCGTCGGCAGTCGTTGTCACGTTCCAACGGCTGGAATCTTGCGTGCGTCTCTTTTGTTCCACGCCCTTGTCGGTGTCGTCGGTTCGATTGTTGTTCGTGATGTGCTTTGTGCGGATCGTATGATTGtcgttggcattgttgttgtcggacgTTTGATTCCGCAAAGATTTCGTGGTGGATTGCCGTTTCCCCCAGAGACGTTGCCGCAATTGTTGTCGTTGTGATTCCACGGTGGTTGCGAgcgtatcgtcgtcatccgAGGAGTGTTCCTCGTCGGAAGCTGCTTCAcggtcgtcgtccacgacccGGCGTGGATACCGGAACGGCCAAGTCCACGATGGATCCGACGACCGGGTGTGATTGCCACTAGTGTGTGTCGTGTTCGATGCCATCCGTGTTGTTTGGGAACGAGACGACGCGTGCATGGTGACGAAGGGTGATGGAACACGAGACGTGGCGCGGCAGTGTGTTACCAATAACCACAGACCGTACCAGCAGGATATCCACAACGGATTCATGTTCGACGATTCCCGCACTCGTAGCGTCCGgtacgcacacacacacactcgtTGCGCCGGTAGAGTCGTTGAATCGGCTCGGCTGCAAAGGATAGGAATGTATGGTTATGGGAGTAATTATTGGATTGGATTGGAAGTACCAATGTCCATGGTGCCACCAAACGTGCCAATCATTCCACATTCGTTGCGACCGAGGGCACCCAACACCGAAGCGCCCGTGGGTACCGTGTGAAGTGTTCCACGGACGCATGGCAGAACTCTCTCGTCTGTCTACCATTCCGTTCGATCATGAGACGAGTCGCTTGCGACACATTGTTCGTTCCGGATCCTCCGGGCTGACGTCACAGTCCGCGAAACGAGGGTGACACTTCCAGGATCTCCGGTCTCCCCTCGAAACACACACACAGCCCCAAACAACACGGAAACACTATGGGAGGCGCCGCCCACGACAAAGTCTGACACTCTGTGTGTGTGAGCACCATGACAATTCGTATCCAACCCACCGTCCCCTCTCCCAAGATCTACTACTACTcctactgctactgctggtGGTACATGGGTCTCGTGACACTCGCCGTTTCTTGTATTCTGCGTCCACCAGCACTGCTGGTCCACGGTTGGGCGACGACTCCCACGCGCGTGTTGGGGATTGTGGGTCGGACGTCCGCACTCGTCGCGAGTAGTGCCGAGACTACCCGTCACCGTCACGGTGCTTCCTTGTCCATGAGTCAAtcgccgtcatcgtcgtcgttcggATCCATCCTTGGGAACctggtgtcgtcgtcgtggaacAGAAGCAACAGCGGTCCGTCGGCGGTGCCCGGGCTCGATCAAGCCTTGATCGAATCACCACGTTCTTCCTGGAACGAAATTCGATCCCTCTTGGAATCCCGAATGACAACCAATGCGGAACGGAACTTTCGGAACAATCTGTCTACAGGATACGGCGTCGCTTCCCCACTGCACAACGTTCGATTGTACGACGAAGCCAACCAGGAATCCGACGTGCGCGTTACCTTTTATCGAGACAGTGCGTCCTGGTGTCCCTACTGTCAAAAGGTGTGGATGACACTGGAAGAAAAACGCATCCCGTATCGAGTGGAACGTGTCAATATGCGCTGTTACGGGGATAAGCCAGCCTCCTTCTTCCGGATCCAGCCTGGAGGGCAAATCCCCGTGGCCGTCATTGACGGCAAGGTCTACGGACAATCCAACGACATTTTGTACGCTCTCGAGGAGGCCTTTCCGCAACACAAATCTCTCGCTCCACCCCAGGGCATGGCAATGGAAGCACAACGACTGTTGCGATTGGAACGCAGTCTCTTCTCGGTCTGGATGTACTGGTTGACGGGTGGTAGACAGCGCGACGAGTTTCGGGCAACACTTGCCGAGGTCGAAACGGCCTTGGCACAGAATACGGACGGACCGTTCTTTCTGGGTCGGGACGTGACCATGGTGGATTGCATGTTTGCGCCCTTTTTGGAACGCATGGCGGCGTCACTCTTGTACTTCAAAGGCTTTCAATTCCGGGTTGCTCCCGGTGTCCCGACGGACTATCCCGCCATCAACGCCTGGTtcgacgccatggaaacACGGGAAAGTTATCAACTGACCAAGAGTGATTACTACACACACTGTTGGGACTTACCGCCCCAACTGGGCGGTTGTGTCTACGAAAAAGGTGGCGAGCCCTTTGAACAAGCCATCAACGGCGACCGTCGGTTGGACGGCACGCACAAGAGTTGGGAGTTGCCGCTGGCGCCGCACAACGGAGGGATTGAACCGGACTGGGAATGGGCCGGTGACGAGGCGGCGGCCCGACGGGAGGCGGTGGAACGCGTGTCCGCCAATCACCAAGCCATTGTCAAGTTTGCCGCCCGTGGAGCCGGCACCAAAGGACTCGTGCCCTTTTCGGCACCCCTCGCCGATCCCAAGGCGACACCCAACGAAGCCGTCCTCCAGGCCGTGGACACATGTTTACAGATTGTTTGCCTGGCGTTGCTGGAAGGGACCGACAAGTACGATACCGACATGGTCAAGGTTGCGCATATTATTCAGGAAAAAGGCGGCCAGGAGTTCACCAATGGCGTTGTCGCCAGTCTCGCATATTTGCGAGATCGTGTGGGTGTTCCACGGGACATGCGCTTACCGGCAGCTCGGCAGTTGCGGGCACACCTGAATTGGTCCGTGGGCAAGCTTTTGGATACATAATAGCGagaccaaaacaaaataCTACTGACTTTCgtttgcttacagttaagcATTTATTCGTATATTTGGATACTATCGATACACAGAATACAACGGTAGCTAAAAATCAAAATCCgcgccgaggccgaatgCCGATTGAAACTTGCCGTCGTCGCTGGAATAGCAAAGATCGTATTTGAGTGGAATGCCTTGTACACTCTTACGCACTCCCACGCCGACACAAGATTTGCGGCGAAAAGAGCTCTGCGAGTCTTTCGCAGCAAACAGCCAGTCACCAAAGAACACAACGTTGGTATCCTGGCGAATTTGGACCACAGGAATGTCGATGGGCACACGCAGTTCTGTCGTTCCCGTCAACGCCGATGCTACTCGTCCGTTCAATGACGAGCCTCGAATATTGTGTGCGATGCCCTGAGCTTTGGCTTCGTGACGGGGAAGATTGGGCGTCGCCGTCGTAATTGAATGCTTCAGTGCCAAAATCAAAGGACGCCCTCCCGGTCCAAACGATGCCAACAAAGGAAATATTTGCCGTGTGGTCGCTGTTGCAGAAGTGTACGGCTTCAATTTGAGAGGCGGCAAAAGAGCATTCGCCTCTTCTGTGGTCGAAGATGCAGCAAAGAGTCTGGTACCAAGTGAGCATTTGGCATCAATGCTAGACCGTGCGTCGTAGGGAAGTCGTTTCACAAATGGTCCGACCGCAAGTGTGGTACTTCCAATTGTTTCGTGGAGACCCGTCTTGGTTGCCGTCCGCTCCAGAGAGCCACTGGCCACACTATTGCGAACTATCCTGGAGCATATTGGATTGCGTAGCCGAACAGTTGCACCCTTGCGATCCAGAATTGAATCATGATCGTAGTCGGGGGGTAGTTCCCCCTCTTGCATTTCTTCCGGTTGATCGCCAATAAAGTCACTAAAAACTTCTAGGTCGTATCCACCACCCAAACCAAATTTACTGTCCGTAAAACTCAACCGTATGCTTGGCTCCGCGTCTTTAGTACCTCGACGAACACTAAGTCCCAGCGATTCGCCTCCCCCAAGCAAGTTGATGTGCTCAAAGTCCAGTTCACCTTCCCAGGACCCCGTGTACAGCGATTTCCCCAGTCCATATTCCAAATGCCGGGTCGGAGCTTCGGTAGCCAAAATGTGTAGTTGCACCGTCCCGTCCTGCATGGGTTGAGGGGTGGCCCTCAAGACTTGAGCAAAAATTCCGCTAGAGGCAATTTGTTGCCAGCGAATACCGTCCCATTGGAAGGGATTTCCGGGCGAAAGGCCTAAAGCAGAGGCAATACGATTCGGTCGGGTGTGGCCCGCTGTTGGCACAAACGTAGTGTTGAGATCCGCCTTGGTTATCTTGTCGAAACCCAACGTGCGTCGATTCTGATGTTTGTCCTTGTACTGGCGAAAGGTGAGGAGATTTCCCGTTTCTTCATCCACAACCATTTCCTTGCAAAACGTGATACCGACAGGGTCTTTGGAGACGGCAGGTTCTTGTACCGTGATGATTGCCGTACCTGTTTCGGATTGTAGTGTTGCCTAGTGATCATCCGAACCGTGAACTAAACTGAGTGACAATGAAATCTCGTTCCCCACTCGTAGACTGATTGGATCTGACGGTACTTACCCCCGTGACGGAATGAAGAATGTAGCCTTTCCGAATATACCATTCTTTGAGTGACTTGGCAAAGCTTTGAATGCTAGTGGACTGCAACGGGTGGCCAACCACACCGGCTCGGTTCGCCGCCAACTGTATAACCTCGTTGGGAAGGACGGTTGAATTGGGAACCACAACTCTCTGGATCGGCATATTTTTCAGTTGATGCAGaagctcttcttctttcttgacttctttgcttttgaaaGAGTTGGCGACCTTCTTTTTGGCCTCGATTAAAGGTTTTACGACGGCTCCTCGAAAGGATTGAAAGGCTTTCGCCCAGTACGAACCGTTGAGGAAAGCGTAGCCTGCGTGCCCTTGACGACatcgccaccaccacgaAGTCCCGACGGAGCATCGGTATCGTTCTTCCGAATAATAGAGGCCAAGAGAGTCGGACCCTCGAAGCCATCCCAAGCTTGTAAGTGCCCGATGTCATCCGATGGCGGAACGC from Phaeodactylum tricornutum CCAP 1055/1 chromosome 11, complete sequence carries:
- a CDS encoding predicted protein; this encodes MCQNLVRGLVILAIASKSEALIIGKAARDAYSTRNGGMTMAAVKPDDSCSRRTWLTSLIAGCGVIDFMPAMANGIDVSTIEMKEFIDPQGLFSIRVPNSFYTLRRTAKGDLPDVKTGKGRRGSSIFTAGNMAKAEVVAVERFPTRLLLEENGIDSTGDLATFPSLGEPAAIAKLINLRRDKDKAGMANTIILPDSLAVSADGKELRYMLKTEIDVQKPELLLEQYGVSQLFRVTTAKATLRSSDGNLMAVFASALENDFNGPDGAALQATVDSFQVTEREFGF
- a CDS encoding predicted protein gives rise to the protein VILSVNSPGGSVASYGLASAQIERLANVVGITTTACVDRYAASGGYMIASQAHRIVAAPFASVGSVGVIMEGLNFHDLAKRYGVQPMILKAGNEKNPLTTFGSVSKQDLKHETERLEKVHDAFRQLVVRGRPELADKLDEVANGNVFLGLEAVELGLVDAVMTSD
- a CDS encoding predicted protein; the protein is MTIRIQPTVPSPKIYYYSYCYCWWYMGLVTLAVSCILRPPALLVHGWATTPTRVLGIVGRTSALVASSAETTRHRHGASLSMSQSPSSSSFGSILGNLVSSSWNRSNSGPSAVPGLDQALIESPRSSWNEIRSLLESRMTTNAERNFRNNLSTGYGVASPLHNVRLYDEANQESDVRVTFYRDSASWCPYCQKVWMTLEEKRIPYRVERVNMRCYGDKPASFFRIQPGGQIPVAVIDGKVYGQSNDILYALEEAFPQHKSLAPPQGMAMEAQRLLRLERSLFSVWMYWLTGGRQRDEFRATLAEVETALAQNTDGPFFLGRDVTMVDCMFAPFLERMAASLLYFKGFQFRVAPGVPTDYPAINAWFDAMETRESYQLTKSDYYTHCWDLPPQLGGCVYEKGGEPFEQAINGDRRLDGTHKSWELPLAPHNGGIEPDWEWAGDEAAARREAVERVSANHQAIVKFAARGAGTKGLVPFSAPLADPKATPNEAVLQAVDTCLQIVCLALLEGTDKYDTDMVKVAHIIQEKGGQEFTNGVVASLAYLRDRVGVPRDMRLPAARQLRAHLNWSVGKLLDT
- a CDS encoding predicted protein, giving the protein MKTSSLVPLLLLALIVPECQAFLPPSNSPRGRIGGLFSQPFTDGRNSGDNGVPPSDDIGHLQAWDGFEGPTLLASIIRKNDTDAPSGLRGGGDVVKGTQATLSSTAKKKVANSFKSKEVKKEEELLHQLKNMPIQRVVVPNSTVLPNEVIQLAANRAGVVGHPLQSTSIQSFAKSLKEWYIRKGYILHSVTGATLQSETGTAIITVQEPAVSKDPVGITFCKEMVVDEETGNLLTFRQYKDKHQNRRTLGFDKITKADLNTTFVPTAGHTRPNRIASALGLSPGNPFQWDGIRWQQIASSGIFAQVLRATPQPMQDGTVQLHILATEAPTRHLEYGLGKSLYTGSWEGELDFEHINLLGGGESLGLSVRRGTKDAEPSIRLSFTDSKFGLGGGYDLEVFSDFIGDQPEEMQEGELPPDYDHDSILDRKGATVRLRNPICSRIVRNSVASGSLERTATKTGLHETIGSTTLAVGPFVKRLPYDARSSIDAKCSLGTRLFAASSTTEEANALLPPLKLKPYTSATATTRQIFPLLASFGPGGRPLILALKHSITTATPNLPRHEAKAQGIAHNIRGSSLNGRVASALTGTTELRVPIDIPVVQIRQDTNVVFFGDWLFAAKDSQSSFRRKSCVGVGVRKSVQGIPLKYDLCYSSDDGKFQSAFGLGADFDF